One window of Chroococcidiopsis sp. TS-821 genomic DNA carries:
- a CDS encoding DUF2243 domain-containing protein produces MVVSKATQRYSPLIVAGVFLGLGLGGFFDGIILHQILQWHHMLSSIRPATTVSELELNMLGDGLFEAGTWVMTIVGVALLWRAGKREDVPWSSRTFFGSILVGAGLFNLIEGLIDHQILGIHHVKPGANELIWDISFLAIGAILATIGWLLIRAEKLSDDRQVYSLNQFENQ; encoded by the coding sequence ATGGTGGTGAGTAAAGCAACGCAACGCTACAGCCCACTCATTGTTGCTGGTGTTTTTCTCGGTCTAGGTTTAGGAGGGTTCTTCGACGGCATTATACTGCACCAAATCCTCCAGTGGCATCATATGCTGAGTAGCATTCGACCTGCTACAACCGTCTCCGAATTAGAGTTAAATATGCTAGGCGATGGTTTATTTGAGGCAGGCACGTGGGTTATGACGATTGTCGGAGTTGCGTTACTCTGGCGTGCTGGTAAGCGTGAAGATGTCCCTTGGTCATCGCGTACCTTTTTTGGCTCTATTCTTGTCGGTGCAGGACTGTTTAATTTAATTGAGGGCTTGATTGACCATCAAATTCTTGGTATTCATCATGTCAAACCAGGTGCAAACGAGTTAATTTGGGACATTAGTTTTCTGGCAATCGGTGCAATTTTGGCAACTATCGGATGGTTGTTGATTCGCGCCGAAAAGCTTTCAGACGATCGCCAAGTTTACTCGCTTAACCAATTTGAAAATCAGTAA